From one Dermacentor andersoni chromosome 1, qqDerAnde1_hic_scaffold, whole genome shotgun sequence genomic stretch:
- the LOC126545704 gene encoding zinc finger protein 532-like, whose translation MASGKTVRFLLPPKTFPTSTPRRRVPEHCKCRFKCPTCEAVFSHYVLLCVHTWSHAPGDLRVPDPAVKPCSILQSTENFGLQCFLCPLRFASHLALRQHLDASHTAAEDVKLLRFACAFCAMRYASADLLIAHIQQHDVWEDGDFYPLFAGIVGKPLCERDDTVSSFELDDLIKELQKIAGDLPAQQPMRKSALSKKSRCSVHTPLNYLCALCGMKFQHGYQIDEHVRMRHKGFLKLMKARHACVYCGTKFFKLSVLREHLLMHHAISVTPRKKTPVRL comes from the coding sequence ATGGCCAGTGGCAAGACTGTGCGGTTTCTTCTTCCACCTAAGACGTTTCCCACGTCAACACCTCGAAGACGCGTTCCGGAGCATTGCAAGTGCCGGTTTAAGTGTCCAACCTGTGAGGCCGTCTTCAGCCATTACGTTCTGCTTTGCGTGCACACCTGGAGCCACGCACCGGGCGACCTGCGCGTTCCGGATCCTGCTGTAAAGCCGTGCAGTATTCTGCAGAGCACGGAGAACTTCGGCCTACAATGCTTCCTCTGTCCTTTGCGATTTGCGTCACATTTGGCACTGCGGCAACATCTAGACGCCAGTCATACGGCTGCCGAAGACGTAAAGTTGCTGCGGTTTGCGTGCGCATTCTGCGCTATGCGCTACGCGTCAGCCGATCTGCTCATTGCACATATTCAGCAACACGACGTCTGGGAAGACGGAGACTTCTATCCGCTATTCGCGGGTATCGTAGGCAAACCGCTTTGCGAACGCGACGACACAGTGTCCTCTTTCGAACTTGATGACCTCATAAAAGAGTTGCAGAAAATCGCTGGCGACTTGCCTGCCCAGCAGCCGATGCGCAAATCAGCCCTGTCCAAGAAGAGTCGCTGCAGTGTGCATACGCCGCTCAACTACCTGTGTGCACTATGCGGCATGAAGTTTCAGCACGGCTACCAGATTGATGAGCATGTACGTATGCGTCACAAGGGCTTTCTCAAGCTAATGAAAGCACGCCATGCCTGCGTTTACTGTGGCACCAAATTCTTTAAACTGTCGGTGCTCAGGGAACATCTGCTCATGCATCATGCCATCTCGGTGACGCCTCGAAAAAAAACCCCAGTGCGGCTGTGA